Proteins from one Geothermobacter hydrogeniphilus genomic window:
- a CDS encoding THUMP domain-containing class I SAM-dependent RNA methyltransferase: MKNRQVDLFAVVPPGFEQVCAAELLALGMADIGPEAGGVSFTGKLRELYLANLWLRSAGRVLVRFAEVQARDFPSLFRKAVRLPWGEFIRPGQRMRFRVSSRGSRLQHGGRIAETLEMAARQALGVRQEEDGGEEQLVLVRLEKDCCFISIDSSGALLHRRGYRVEPGAAPLRENLAAAILATLAWRSSEPMVDPFCGSGTFAIEAALLAANIPPGRQRGFAFMHWPGFRHGLWKLLLDEADRGLRKESHGLILAADRDAGMLTKARANAELAGVAGMIEWQCSEVIDLRLPTQPGVLVANPPYGDRLEQPENVARLYRQLDALCLTEWRDWRKGIIVPDPALLRQWSGRKKIRFRNGGLPVRLWFD, translated from the coding sequence ATGAAAAACCGCCAGGTTGATCTTTTTGCGGTTGTACCGCCCGGTTTTGAACAGGTCTGTGCCGCGGAGCTTCTCGCCCTGGGGATGGCGGACATCGGGCCGGAGGCGGGCGGCGTCAGTTTTACCGGCAAACTGCGGGAACTCTACCTGGCCAACCTCTGGTTGCGGTCGGCCGGCCGGGTTCTGGTGCGTTTCGCGGAGGTTCAGGCCCGCGACTTTCCTTCCCTGTTCCGCAAAGCGGTCCGTCTGCCATGGGGGGAGTTTATCCGGCCCGGGCAACGAATGAGGTTTCGGGTCAGTTCCCGAGGGTCACGGTTGCAGCATGGCGGGCGCATCGCCGAGACCTTGGAGATGGCGGCCCGACAGGCGTTGGGAGTCAGGCAGGAGGAGGATGGTGGGGAGGAGCAGCTGGTGCTGGTCAGGCTGGAGAAGGATTGCTGCTTTATTTCCATCGACAGTTCCGGTGCGTTGCTGCACCGGCGCGGTTATCGGGTTGAACCGGGAGCTGCGCCGTTGCGGGAAAATCTGGCTGCCGCCATTCTGGCAACTCTGGCCTGGCGTTCTTCGGAACCCATGGTTGATCCTTTTTGCGGATCGGGAACTTTCGCCATAGAGGCGGCCCTGCTGGCGGCCAACATTCCGCCGGGACGGCAGCGGGGTTTTGCCTTTATGCACTGGCCGGGGTTTCGTCATGGGCTGTGGAAGTTGTTGCTCGACGAGGCCGACCGCGGCCTGCGCAAAGAGAGTCACGGGCTGATTCTTGCCGCCGACCGTGACGCCGGGATGTTGACAAAGGCGCGGGCCAACGCAGAGTTGGCCGGGGTTGCCGGCATGATTGAATGGCAGTGTTCCGAAGTCATTGACCTGCGTCTGCCGACGCAGCCGGGAGTGCTGGTTGCCAATCCCCCTTACGGGGACAGGCTGGAGCAGCCGGAGAACGTGGCGCGGCTTTACCGACAGCTGGACGCGCTGTGCCTGACGGAATGGCGGGACTGGCGCAAGGGCATCATCGTTCCCGATCCGGCGCTGCTGCGGCAATGGTCGGGACGGAAGAAGATCCGTTTCCGCAATGGGGGGCTTCCGGTGCGATTGTGGTTTGACTGA
- the rpsU gene encoding 30S ribosomal protein S21, with protein sequence MEITVVDGNVEKAIRVLKRKLQQEGLFREMKQRKFYEKPSVKRKRKEKEAQRRLRKKMRLMRNR encoded by the coding sequence GTGGAAATCACAGTTGTCGACGGCAACGTCGAGAAAGCGATCCGGGTCCTCAAGCGCAAGCTGCAGCAGGAGGGACTTTTTCGTGAAATGAAGCAGCGCAAGTTTTACGAAAAGCCGTCCGTCAAGCGCAAGCGCAAGGAGAAAGAGGCCCAGCGCCGTCTGCGGAAGAAGATGCGGTTGATGCGCAACCGCTGA
- a CDS encoding glyceraldehyde-3-phosphate dehydrogenase, whose translation MVTEKQERYFSDWKKREEIAELMLPIIGRLYRDRGVVITIYDRKLVHQSTIDILRAHRFARQILENELSVRDTMPVLEAVAKLELAPARIDIGKLTVRFQAQAGNLDIDAFVRQELKDVNTGSKPLLTEPRDVVLYGFGRIGRLLARILIDQTGGGEKLRLRAAVVRKGSEDDLMKRASLLRRDSIHGPYNGTIKVDKEENAIIANGNLIHIIYSDDPATVDYAKYGISNAILIDNTGKWRDREGLGKHLKSGGISQVILTAPGKGDVPNIVYGVNNELLTADEQIFSAASCTTNAIVPVLKVINDRFSIVEGHVETCHSYTNDQNLIDNYHKKSRRGRGAPLNMVITETGAAKAVAKALPELSGKLTGNAIRVPTPNVSLAILSLNLGQETSVEEVNRVLRDASLEGPLHEQIDYTNSPDAVSSDFVGSGYACVVDSCATIVQGKRCNLYVWYDNENGYSCQVVKMVDYLAGLKLPVLPK comes from the coding sequence ATGGTTACCGAAAAGCAGGAACGTTATTTCTCAGACTGGAAAAAGCGCGAAGAGATCGCCGAACTGATGCTGCCGATTATCGGCCGGCTGTATCGTGACCGGGGCGTGGTCATCACCATCTACGACCGCAAACTGGTTCACCAGTCGACCATCGACATCCTGCGGGCGCATCGTTTCGCCCGGCAGATTCTCGAAAATGAACTCTCGGTCCGGGACACCATGCCGGTCCTCGAAGCGGTGGCGAAGCTGGAACTGGCTCCGGCCCGCATCGACATCGGCAAACTGACGGTCCGCTTCCAGGCCCAGGCCGGCAACCTCGACATCGACGCCTTCGTCCGCCAGGAGCTCAAGGATGTCAATACCGGCAGCAAGCCGCTGCTCACCGAACCGCGCGACGTGGTTCTCTACGGCTTCGGCCGCATCGGCCGCCTGCTGGCGCGCATTCTCATCGACCAGACCGGCGGCGGCGAAAAACTGCGGCTGCGCGCGGCAGTGGTCCGCAAGGGCAGCGAGGATGACCTGATGAAACGCGCCAGCCTGCTGCGCCGCGACTCGATTCACGGTCCCTACAACGGCACCATCAAGGTCGACAAGGAAGAAAACGCCATCATCGCCAACGGCAACCTGATCCACATCATCTACTCCGATGATCCGGCAACCGTCGACTACGCCAAGTACGGTATCAGCAACGCCATCCTGATCGACAACACCGGCAAATGGCGCGACCGGGAAGGACTCGGCAAACACCTCAAGAGCGGCGGCATCTCCCAGGTGATTCTCACCGCTCCCGGCAAGGGCGATGTGCCGAACATCGTCTACGGCGTCAACAACGAACTGCTGACCGCCGATGAACAGATCTTCTCGGCCGCCAGCTGCACCACCAATGCCATTGTTCCGGTCCTCAAGGTCATCAACGACCGCTTCAGCATCGTCGAGGGGCATGTCGAAACCTGCCACTCCTACACCAACGACCAGAACCTGATCGATAATTACCACAAGAAATCCCGCCGTGGCCGGGGAGCCCCGCTGAACATGGTCATCACCGAAACCGGGGCCGCCAAGGCGGTAGCCAAGGCCCTGCCCGAACTGAGCGGCAAGCTGACCGGCAACGCCATCCGGGTGCCGACCCCGAATGTCTCGCTGGCAATCCTGAGCCTCAATCTGGGACAGGAAACCAGCGTCGAAGAGGTCAACCGGGTGCTGCGCGACGCCTCCCTCGAAGGCCCGCTGCACGAGCAGATCGACTACACCAATTCGCCCGACGCCGTCTCCAGCGACTTCGTCGGCTCCGGCTACGCCTGCGTGGTCGACTCCTGCGCCACCATCGTCCAGGGCAAGCGCTGCAACCTCTATGTCTGGTACGACAATGAAAACGGTTACAGCTGCCAGGTGGTGAAGATGGTCGACTACCTGGCCGGGCTCAAGCTGCCGGTGTTGCCGAAATAA
- a CDS encoding class II fructose-bisphosphate aldolase, with the protein MADTVSYQELGLSNTRDMFAKAMSGGYAIPAYNFNNLEQLQAIVTACAETSSPVIIQVSKGARNYANQTMLRYMAMGAVQMAREMGSQIPIALHLDHGDTFELCKSCVESGFSSVMIDGSHLPYDENIALTRKVVEYAHQFDVSVEGELGVLAGIEDEVEAEHSTYTKPEEVEDFVARTGVDSLAISIGTSHGAYKFKLKEGEEVPPLRFDILEECEKRIPGFPIVLHGASSVVQEYVQLINRYGGKMDGAVGVPEEQLRKAAASAVCKINIDSDGRLAVTAKIREHLANNPAEFDPRKYLGDARNELIRLIRHKNEAVLGSAGKG; encoded by the coding sequence ATGGCGGATACCGTTTCCTACCAGGAGCTGGGCCTGAGCAACACCCGCGACATGTTTGCCAAGGCGATGTCCGGCGGCTATGCCATCCCGGCCTATAATTTCAATAACCTCGAACAGCTGCAGGCGATTGTCACCGCCTGCGCGGAGACCTCCTCGCCGGTGATCATCCAGGTCAGCAAGGGGGCGCGCAACTACGCCAATCAGACCATGCTGCGTTACATGGCGATGGGGGCGGTGCAGATGGCGCGCGAGATGGGTTCGCAGATCCCGATCGCCCTGCATCTCGACCACGGTGATACCTTTGAACTCTGCAAATCCTGCGTCGAGTCGGGTTTTTCTTCGGTGATGATCGACGGTTCCCATCTCCCCTATGACGAGAATATCGCCCTGACCCGTAAGGTGGTCGAATATGCCCACCAGTTCGATGTCAGCGTCGAAGGTGAACTCGGCGTGCTGGCCGGTATCGAGGATGAGGTTGAAGCCGAACATTCCACCTACACCAAGCCCGAGGAGGTTGAGGATTTCGTTGCCCGGACCGGAGTCGATTCCCTGGCGATTTCCATCGGCACCAGCCACGGCGCCTACAAGTTCAAGCTCAAGGAGGGTGAGGAGGTGCCGCCGCTGCGGTTCGACATTCTCGAAGAGTGTGAAAAGCGGATTCCCGGATTTCCCATCGTGCTGCACGGCGCTTCCAGCGTGGTGCAGGAATATGTCCAGCTGATCAACCGCTACGGCGGCAAGATGGACGGCGCGGTCGGGGTTCCGGAAGAGCAGCTGCGCAAGGCCGCGGCCAGCGCGGTCTGCAAGATCAATATCGATTCCGACGGCCGGCTGGCGGTCACTGCCAAGATCCGCGAGCATCTCGCCAACAATCCCGCCGAGTTTGATCCGCGCAAGTATCTCGGCGATGCCCGCAACGAGCTGATCCGGTTGATCAGGCATAAGAATGAGGCAGTACTCGGCAGCGCAGGCAAAGGGTAG
- a CDS encoding efflux RND transporter periplasmic adaptor subunit, which produces MTRPLPGRGCSLLMLFFIVLLLPPAVGAADKKVSHGRPPALVATAEVEAGRLRMPQLLVGSSEPLRQADVAAETQGLVSEIVARQGDRVAAGAVLVRLRDTRQQLLRDEARARLAEAGSRLRKAEADARRAEDLFKRKFISDQELQARLTDRDALLRQQDQLRAAIRLIEDRLSRMVIRAPFAGQVVAEKTELGQWLAEGEAALTLVDLSTIKVMVPVPEQRIAGVQPGATLQVSFDALPGETFSGRIAAIIPRADRQARTFPVQVNVANPEGRILAGMLARVRLDTGGEREVLLVPKDALVSRPDGSGYVVRVVDGKAALVPVRVLSGQGERFAVDPLGGGLAVGDRVVVRGNERLRPGQVVREAGGRQG; this is translated from the coding sequence ATGACACGACCCCTTCCGGGCCGGGGCTGTTCCCTGTTGATGCTGTTTTTCATCGTTTTGCTGCTGCCGCCTGCTGTCGGTGCCGCCGACAAGAAGGTCTCCCACGGTCGGCCGCCGGCCCTGGTGGCAACCGCGGAGGTGGAAGCGGGTCGGTTGCGGATGCCGCAGTTGCTGGTCGGCAGCAGCGAACCGCTGCGTCAGGCGGATGTCGCGGCTGAAACCCAGGGACTGGTGTCGGAGATCGTCGCCCGTCAGGGTGACCGGGTCGCTGCCGGGGCGGTGCTGGTCAGGTTGCGTGACACCCGTCAGCAGCTGCTGCGTGATGAAGCCCGGGCTCGCCTGGCGGAGGCCGGTTCGCGGTTGCGGAAGGCTGAGGCCGATGCCCGTCGGGCCGAAGACCTGTTCAAGCGTAAATTTATTTCCGACCAGGAGCTGCAGGCGAGATTGACGGATCGGGATGCCCTGTTGCGTCAGCAGGATCAACTGCGGGCCGCTATTCGCCTGATCGAGGATCGCCTGTCGCGCATGGTGATCCGTGCTCCCTTTGCCGGGCAGGTGGTGGCAGAGAAGACCGAACTTGGGCAGTGGCTTGCCGAGGGAGAGGCCGCCCTGACCCTGGTCGACCTGTCAACCATCAAGGTGATGGTCCCGGTTCCCGAGCAGCGGATTGCCGGAGTGCAGCCCGGTGCCACTTTGCAGGTCAGTTTTGACGCCCTTCCGGGTGAGACTTTCAGCGGCCGGATCGCGGCCATCATTCCACGTGCTGACCGCCAGGCGCGGACTTTCCCGGTACAGGTCAACGTCGCCAACCCGGAGGGACGCATCCTGGCGGGGATGCTGGCCCGTGTCCGTTTGGATACGGGGGGCGAGAGGGAGGTGCTGCTGGTTCCCAAGGATGCCCTGGTGTCCCGTCCCGATGGCTCCGGGTATGTTGTGCGGGTGGTCGACGGCAAGGCGGCCCTGGTGCCGGTTCGCGTTCTTTCCGGCCAGGGAGAACGATTCGCTGTTGACCCCCTGGGCGGCGGGCTGGCTGTCGGTGACCGGGTGGTGGTGCGCGGCAATGAACGGTTGCGGCCGGGGCAGGTGGTCCGCGAAGCCGGCGGTCGACAGGGTTGA
- a CDS encoding efflux RND transporter permease subunit: protein MSLIRTAISRQVTVTVGVLLTLLFGLIGLRQIPVQLTPEVAKPEITVSTLWPGASPEDVEKELVQRQEDQLKSVQGVVEMKSESSDSNGRVVLSFAPGTDMDAALLKVSNALGRVQNLPNEAERPVISAVNTEDRPIAWLILQTAPGNTTPIDHYQNFTEDYVKARFERVPGVARSNVFGGRERELQVIVDPARLSGFGLTLGDFMRGLDAENVNRSAGSFDEGKRRYIVRTYGELVTPEQVAQVALRTEDGRRILVGDVAETRFGFKRATVSVRQNGRPSIAINCQRENGANVLAVMAGIKAAIAELNAGILRQRGLTLTQVYDETEYITSAIDLVQQNLVIGGGLAILVLLLFLRSFSGTLIVGTAIPISVIGTFVVMFLAGRSLNVISLAGLAFAVGMVVDNAIVVLENIYRHRQMGKSRPQAALDGTREVWGAVLSSTLTTIAVFLPILFIVQESGQLFRDIAIAICAAVGFSLVVAVTVIPSFAGRIIGGGRSSRRTGSVGSLFGLVPLARALTDRLAAWTSHVGRRPRLQLLTVLLLTGTALATAWWLAPKPEYLPTGNRNLVIGLLLPPPGYNVEEFTQIGKKLERAFSPLYEKDLAAPAGLPKISSFFYVASSRRIFMGMRTVDPKRIRELIPFAKKELRKVPGMIALVFQTSLFERGLSGGNTVDIEFSGNDLERLVNIGRQAFGATLGAAPGAQIRPVPSLDLGNPEIRVIPDRVRLADFGLSARDVGIAVDAFLDGAVASKVNVDGEELDLTVIGRDDQADRIEEIGQLLLRAPGGQRVPLESVAAVRLMAGPEQINHSERQRTITLKVTAPAGMTLKELMDRIRGKVIEPFRQGGIIPPEVRVRLSGTARKLDETFAVLKWNFVLAILITYLLMAALFESFFYPFVIMFSVPLAMAGGFLGLTLVNLTIGYQPLDILTMLGFIILIGTVVNNAILIVHQALNFMRQEGLEYHQALSESVRSRVRPIFMSVLTSVFGMLPLILFPGAGSELYRGLGSVVVGGLVVSTIFTLLLVPALFSLMVGVRQHLTGQVAKGVGE, encoded by the coding sequence ATGAGTCTGATCAGGACCGCTATTTCCCGTCAGGTTACGGTTACCGTCGGCGTGCTGCTGACTTTGCTGTTCGGCCTGATCGGTTTGCGCCAGATCCCGGTGCAGTTGACGCCCGAGGTCGCCAAACCGGAAATTACCGTCAGCACCCTGTGGCCGGGGGCCAGCCCCGAGGATGTTGAAAAGGAGCTGGTGCAGCGCCAGGAAGATCAGCTCAAGAGCGTGCAGGGCGTGGTCGAGATGAAGTCCGAATCGAGCGACAGTAACGGTCGCGTGGTTCTGAGCTTCGCTCCCGGCACCGACATGGACGCCGCTCTGCTCAAGGTCAGCAACGCCTTAGGCCGGGTCCAGAACCTGCCGAACGAGGCGGAACGCCCGGTCATCTCGGCGGTCAACACCGAGGATCGGCCGATTGCCTGGCTGATCCTGCAGACCGCTCCCGGCAATACCACCCCCATCGATCACTACCAGAATTTTACCGAGGATTACGTCAAAGCCCGTTTTGAACGGGTGCCGGGGGTGGCGCGCAGCAACGTTTTCGGCGGCCGGGAGAGGGAACTGCAGGTGATTGTCGATCCGGCCCGGCTTTCCGGTTTCGGCTTGACCCTCGGCGACTTCATGCGGGGCCTCGATGCCGAGAATGTCAATCGCTCCGCCGGCAGTTTCGACGAGGGGAAACGCCGCTATATCGTCCGTACCTACGGTGAGCTGGTGACCCCGGAGCAGGTGGCGCAGGTCGCGCTGCGGACAGAGGATGGGAGACGAATCCTGGTCGGTGATGTCGCTGAAACCCGCTTCGGTTTCAAGCGGGCCACGGTGTCGGTGCGGCAGAACGGTCGGCCGTCGATCGCCATCAACTGCCAGCGGGAGAATGGCGCCAACGTTCTCGCAGTGATGGCCGGCATCAAGGCTGCCATTGCCGAGCTCAATGCCGGCATCCTCAGGCAGCGGGGCCTGACCCTGACCCAGGTCTACGACGAGACCGAATACATCACTTCGGCCATCGACCTGGTTCAGCAGAATCTGGTGATTGGTGGCGGGCTGGCCATCCTGGTGCTGCTGCTCTTCCTGCGTTCTTTTTCCGGGACCCTGATTGTCGGAACCGCGATCCCGATTTCGGTGATCGGTACCTTCGTGGTGATGTTTCTGGCCGGTCGCTCGCTCAATGTCATCTCTCTGGCCGGGCTGGCTTTCGCCGTCGGCATGGTGGTCGACAACGCCATCGTGGTGCTGGAGAATATCTATCGTCATCGACAAATGGGCAAGTCCCGGCCGCAGGCGGCTCTTGACGGAACCCGTGAGGTCTGGGGCGCGGTTCTTTCATCGACCCTGACCACCATCGCGGTATTTCTGCCGATTCTCTTCATCGTCCAGGAATCGGGGCAGCTGTTTCGTGACATCGCCATTGCCATCTGTGCCGCGGTCGGTTTTTCGCTGGTGGTGGCGGTAACCGTCATCCCCTCCTTTGCCGGGCGGATCATCGGCGGCGGGCGGTCATCGCGGCGGACGGGCTCTGTCGGCAGCCTGTTCGGGCTGGTCCCGCTGGCGAGGGCATTGACCGATCGACTGGCCGCCTGGACCTCTCATGTCGGCCGGCGCCCTCGTCTGCAGTTGCTGACTGTATTGCTGCTGACCGGAACAGCTTTGGCGACCGCCTGGTGGCTGGCCCCGAAACCGGAATACCTGCCGACCGGCAATCGCAACCTGGTCATCGGCCTGTTGTTGCCTCCCCCCGGCTACAATGTTGAGGAATTCACTCAGATCGGGAAAAAACTGGAGCGGGCCTTTTCTCCTCTCTATGAAAAGGATCTCGCGGCCCCTGCCGGGTTGCCGAAGATCAGCTCTTTCTTCTACGTTGCCAGCAGTCGGCGGATTTTCATGGGGATGCGTACCGTCGACCCGAAACGGATTCGTGAACTGATTCCTTTCGCCAAGAAGGAGCTGCGCAAGGTGCCTGGAATGATAGCCCTGGTTTTTCAGACGTCTCTTTTTGAGCGGGGGCTTTCCGGCGGCAATACCGTCGACATCGAATTTTCCGGCAACGATCTCGAGCGACTGGTCAACATCGGACGGCAGGCCTTCGGCGCCACTCTCGGCGCGGCGCCGGGGGCGCAGATCCGACCGGTTCCGAGCCTCGATCTCGGCAATCCGGAAATCCGTGTCATTCCCGACCGGGTGCGGCTGGCTGATTTCGGGCTCTCGGCGCGGGATGTCGGTATTGCTGTCGATGCCTTTCTTGACGGTGCCGTGGCGAGCAAGGTCAATGTTGACGGGGAGGAACTCGACCTGACGGTTATCGGCCGGGATGATCAGGCCGACCGTATCGAAGAGATCGGTCAGTTGCTGCTGCGTGCTCCGGGCGGACAGCGGGTGCCGCTCGAATCGGTGGCCGCTGTCCGGTTGATGGCAGGTCCCGAGCAGATCAATCACAGTGAACGCCAGCGTACCATTACCCTGAAGGTGACCGCTCCGGCGGGGATGACGCTCAAGGAACTGATGGACCGGATTCGCGGCAAGGTGATCGAGCCGTTCCGCCAGGGGGGCATCATCCCGCCCGAGGTGCGGGTCAGGCTGAGCGGCACGGCACGTAAACTGGATGAGACCTTCGCCGTGCTGAAATGGAACTTTGTTCTCGCCATCCTCATCACCTACCTGCTGATGGCGGCGCTGTTCGAGAGTTTCTTCTATCCCTTCGTCATCATGTTCTCGGTCCCGCTGGCGATGGCCGGCGGTTTCCTCGGCCTGACCCTGGTGAATCTGACCATCGGTTACCAGCCGCTCGATATCCTGACCATGCTCGGTTTTATCATTCTCATCGGCACGGTGGTCAACAATGCCATCCTGATTGTTCACCAGGCGCTCAATTTCATGCGCCAGGAGGGCCTGGAGTACCATCAGGCGCTGAGTGAGTCGGTGCGCAGTCGGGTCCGGCCGATCTTCATGTCGGTGCTGACCTCGGTCTTCGGCATGCTGCCGCTGATCCTCTTCCCCGGTGCCGGCAGTGAACTCTACCGGGGGCTGGGCAGCGTGGTGGTCGGCGGCCTGGTGGTTTCGACCATTTTCACCCTGTTGCTGGTGCCGGCCCTGTTCAGTCTGATGGTCGGCGTTCGGCAACATTTGACCGGGCAGGTCGCCAAGGGGGTGGGAGAGTAG
- the speD gene encoding adenosylmethionine decarboxylase, with translation MVAKRIVRNGRNRRPRPKLKLRGFNNLTKTLSFNIYDVCYAKRPQARKEYLQYIDEEYNSDRLVRILTEVTEIIGANVLNISSQDYDPMGASVTVLIAEEPVEPKSDQVLAHLDKSHLCIHTYPETDSRSGVSTFRVDVDVSTCGRISPLKALNHLIDSFESDIVLMDYRVRGFTRDIKGKKHFIDHKIHSIQQYIKRRILHRYHCVDINIYQENLFHTKMLLKDFKLDNYLFALSSADFSDGEQQKIRAILEQEMTEIFYSKHIF, from the coding sequence ATGGTCGCTAAACGTATTGTCCGTAACGGGCGCAATCGTCGGCCCCGTCCCAAGCTGAAGCTGCGCGGGTTCAACAACCTGACCAAAACCCTCTCCTTCAATATCTATGATGTCTGCTATGCCAAGCGGCCGCAGGCGCGCAAGGAATATCTGCAGTATATCGACGAGGAGTACAACTCGGATCGGCTGGTGCGGATCCTGACCGAGGTGACCGAGATCATCGGCGCCAATGTCCTCAATATCTCCAGCCAGGATTATGACCCGATGGGGGCCAGTGTCACGGTGCTGATCGCCGAGGAACCGGTTGAACCGAAGAGCGATCAGGTGCTGGCCCATCTCGACAAGAGCCATCTCTGCATTCATACCTATCCGGAAACCGATTCGCGCAGCGGAGTGTCGACCTTTCGGGTCGATGTCGATGTCTCCACCTGCGGCCGGATCAGCCCCTTGAAGGCCCTCAATCACCTGATCGATTCCTTCGAATCGGATATCGTGCTGATGGACTACCGGGTTCGCGGCTTCACCCGCGACATCAAGGGCAAGAAGCACTTCATCGACCACAAGATTCATTCGATCCAGCAGTACATCAAGCGGCGCATCCTGCATCGCTACCACTGTGTCGATATCAACATCTACCAGGAGAACCTGTTTCATACCAAGATGCTGCTCAAGGATTTCAAGCTCGATAATTATCTTTTTGCCCTCAGTTCGGCCGATTTCAGTGACGGGGAACAACAGAAAATCCGTGCTATTCTTGAGCAGGAGATGACCGAAATTTTCTATTCGAAACATATTTTCTGA
- a CDS encoding ChaN family lipoprotein, translating to MSFRLRILWLLFPAFLCGCSGVAMNNKANPEMPYPPPRAPQVGDVLHFPTGLYVSREAMLSAVADARIVYVGETHDNPASHRLERDVLQAMADRWPGQVALGMEMFTPAQQQVLDAWVAGELTEKEFLKQSNWYGTWRMDFGLYRDLLQLARERGIPIRGLNAEKDLVRAVGRKGLDDLTPEQRCQVPEMDLEDPYQNELVEAIYGGHSAGHAMLDGFRRVQTLWDETMAQNVAAYLQQPGNEQLHMLVIAGGNHVRNGFGIPRRVFRRLPTSYALVGSKEIVIPKERQDRLMNVNIPAFPMPPYDYLVYTRYEINDAGKVKLGVMLGEDDGRVTVGGVAPESNAERAGIRQGDVILKIGDQQVKESFDLVYVINQLKPGDEKTLLIERDGRQLEVWVTFEKSKPMHHGKK from the coding sequence ATGTCATTTCGCCTCCGCATCCTCTGGTTGTTGTTTCCTGCCTTTCTCTGCGGTTGTTCAGGGGTCGCCATGAACAACAAAGCAAATCCTGAAATGCCTTATCCGCCCCCCCGGGCGCCACAGGTCGGTGACGTCCTGCACTTTCCGACAGGCCTCTATGTCAGTCGCGAAGCGATGCTTTCAGCTGTTGCCGATGCCCGAATCGTCTATGTCGGGGAAACCCACGACAACCCGGCTTCCCACCGGCTCGAACGGGACGTGCTGCAGGCCATGGCCGATCGCTGGCCGGGACAGGTCGCTCTCGGCATGGAGATGTTCACTCCCGCCCAGCAGCAGGTGCTGGACGCCTGGGTCGCCGGCGAGTTGACGGAAAAAGAATTTCTCAAGCAGTCGAACTGGTACGGCACCTGGCGGATGGATTTCGGTCTCTACCGCGATCTGCTGCAACTGGCCCGCGAGCGCGGGATTCCGATCCGCGGGTTGAATGCCGAGAAGGATCTGGTGCGGGCGGTCGGTCGCAAGGGGCTCGACGATCTCACCCCCGAGCAGCGTTGCCAGGTTCCCGAGATGGACCTTGAGGACCCCTACCAGAACGAGCTGGTCGAGGCGATCTACGGTGGTCACAGCGCCGGTCATGCCATGCTCGACGGCTTCCGTCGGGTGCAGACCCTGTGGGATGAAACCATGGCGCAGAATGTCGCCGCCTACCTGCAGCAGCCCGGGAACGAGCAGCTGCACATGCTGGTGATCGCCGGCGGCAATCACGTCCGCAACGGTTTCGGCATCCCGCGCCGGGTTTTTCGACGGCTGCCGACCTCCTACGCCTTGGTCGGCTCGAAGGAAATCGTCATTCCCAAGGAGCGTCAGGACCGGCTGATGAATGTCAATATTCCGGCCTTTCCGATGCCGCCCTATGACTATCTGGTCTACACCAGGTACGAAATCAACGATGCCGGCAAGGTCAAGCTCGGCGTCATGCTCGGCGAGGATGACGGCAGGGTGACCGTCGGTGGTGTGGCACCCGAATCCAACGCCGAGCGGGCCGGAATCAGGCAGGGAGACGTGATTCTGAAGATCGGCGATCAGCAGGTTAAAGAGAGCTTCGACCTGGTCTACGTGATCAACCAGCTCAAGCCCGGAGACGAGAAGACCCTGCTGATCGAACGGGACGGCAGGCAGCTGGAGGTGTGGGTAACCTTCGAGAAGAGCAAGCCGATGCACCACGGCAAGAAATAA